GTGGCCGGCGTAGGTCTGGCCCTGCCAGGTCAGTTTCAATGCGTACAAACCGCTGAACAGGTACGGCAGCAGAATCATCGAAGTGGCCAGGGAAATCAGGGTCAGGTAAGTGGCGCTCGAGTACAGCGTCAGCAGCAGGAACAGCTGTATGCAGCCGTTGGTGATCCACAGCGCATTGGCGGGCACGCCACGGGTGCTCTCCACCGCGAGCGTACCCGGCATGACCTTTTCCTTGGCGGGGGTGAATATCGATTCGGCTGCCAACAGCGTCCAGGCGAGCAGGGCGCCACCGACTGAAATGATCAAGCCGATGCTGATCAACATCGCACCCCACGGCCCGACAACTGCCTCAAGTACCCCCGCCATCGAAGGGTTTTTCAGGGTCGCCAGCTCCGGTTGTCCGAGAATGCCCAGCGATAACAGGGACACCGCAATCAGCAGCAACAGGGTAATGACGAAACCGATAACGGTGGCGCGGCCGACGTTGACGCGTTCGGCCGCACGGGCGGAAAACACGTTGGCACCCTCGATCCCGATGAACACCCAGACGGTCACCAGCATGGTGCTTTTGACCTGATCCAGCGTGCTGCCCAGTGCAGGAGAACCCCAGAAGTCGGCCATGAAGGTTTTACGCTGGAAGGCCGCGATCACCAGCCCGATAAACAGCAGCAAGGGCACGACTTTGGCCAGTGTGGTCAGGGCGTTGGCTTTGGCCGCGGTGCGCATGCCCCGCAGGATCATCCAGTGCAATGACCAGAGCACCACGGACGCCCCGACAATCGCCGCTTTGTTGTTGCCTTCGCCAAACAGCGGGAAGAAAAAACTCAGCGCGGAAAACAGAATCACCATGTAACTGACGTTGCCGACCCAGGCGCTGATCCAATAACCCCAAGCGGAGTTGAAGCCGAGGAACTCACCGCCCAACGCCCGGGCATAGGCAAACACGCCGTTGTCCAGGGTCGGTTGACGGCTGGACAAGGTTTGATAAACCAGTGCCAGCGACAGCATGCCGACGCCGGTGATCAGCCAGCCAATCAGGATGGCGCCGGCACCCGCACTGGCGGCCATGTTTTGCGGCAGGCTGAAAATGCCGCTGCCGATCATCGAGCCGATCACCAGAGCCGTCAGCAGGCTCAGGGACAGGCGTTTAGGCTCCAGTTGTCGCCAGCTACCGGCCAAGGGTTGGGGGGCAGTCGGCGGGAGAATCGGTTGCGTGCCGTGCAGATGAGTCGCCATGTCAGGCCTCCACGAAACGAAAGAATGAGCGCTGACCGCAGATACGGCGGTATGAACGCTGACTCTAAATGTCTACGTGAACGGCCCCTGGCTGTTTGATTTAAATCAGAAAGAAAGCAGACAGCGATTTTGTCCCGCTGCCGCTATTGCGCTAACGCCAGGCGAAGCTTCAATTGATAACGCGCAGCGGACATGCCAGGCATTCGAGACCTAAGCTCTACCCATAACGGCGATGAGTCGCAGGCATTTGTACAACGAGGGCTGCGCAGCGTTTGTTGAGGAACCCACAGCGATGTTCAGTAAGTGGCTGGACCCGGTTTTATTGCTGCTCACCACCCTGACCCTCCTGGCCGGGGGCATTGCGCAGGTGGCTCAAAAGTCTGACTGGGCATCGATTTGCTGGGCCGCTGGCAGTCTGGTGATGGCCCTGGTGCTGCTCGTCGAGATTGTCAGGCGCCTGGCCCGGCGCGAGGCGGGTGTGGACCTGATCGCTCTGCTGTCGATTGCCGCCGCATTATTTTTTCAGCAGACGCTGGTGGCGGCGGTGATTGCCTTGATGCTGGCGTCGGGGCGTATCCTGGAGTTCTTCACCCAACAACGCGCCGAACGCGAACTACGTGCACTGGTCGACCGTGCGCCACGCGTTGCCTGGCTACAGGAGAACGGCAATTTACGGCAGATTCCGGTCGAGCAGATCCAGCCACATCAGACACTGCTTGTGCGCCTGGGGGAGGTGGTGCCGGTCGACGGTCGTTTACTCAGCCCCACGGCGATTCTCGACGAGTCGGCGCTCACCGGCGAGTCATTGCCGGTCACCCGCCGGGAAGGAGAGCTAGTGCCCAGCGGGGTGACCAATGTCGGCGCGCCAGTGCTGCTGACTGCCACTCGAACCGCAGCGCAGAGCACCTACGCCGGGGTAGTGCGCCTGGCTGAAGCCGCACGGCAATCGCGCGCGCCTTTCGTGCGTTTGGCCGACCGTTACGCGTTGTTCTTCATACCGCTGACATTGCTGATTGCCGGCATCGCCTGGTACATGAGTGGCGACTCTTTGCGCGCGCTGGCGGTTCTGGTGGTGGCCACGCCTTGCCCGTTGATCCTGGCCGTGCCGATTTCGATCATGTCAGGTATTTCCAGGGCGGCGCGGCGCGGGATTTTGATCAAGGACGGCGTCACCCTGGAAGCGCTGGCCGAGGTCAAGCAAGTGTTTCTCGACAAGACCGGCACGTTGACCAGCGGTCACGCCCGTCTGCAGTCAATCGAGACCAACGGAGCGCTCGATCCGCGGCGTCTGCTGGGCCTGGCCGCTTCGCTGGCACAGGCCTCGACGCACCCCATCTCCCAGGCCATTGTCGAGGCCGCCTGTCAGCGTGGATTGCCGCTCAGCGTGCCGCAGGCGGTCGAGGAAAGCCCGGGCGCTGGTCTTTGCGGATTGATCGATGGCCTGCGGGTGCGTTTCGGCACGTTGTCCTTTGTTCAAAATGAGTCACCGGTTGGCGACTGGGCCGCCACCATGCTGCGCCGCATGGATTACCTGGCGTGCAGCGGCAGCTTCGTTGAAGTGGAGGGGGCGCTCGCGGGCCTGCTGATTTTCTCGGACAAACTGCGTCGGGAAACCCCGCTGACCCTGCGCCGACTGCGCAACAGAGGCATCGAGCGGATCGTCATGCTCACGGGTGACCGTGTGGAAACCGCCGAGATGATTGCCTTGTCGGCCGGGATCGACGAGTTGCGTGCCGGGTTGAGTCCTGGGGACAAGGTGCGTGCGGTACAGGATGCCTGCCTGCACGCCAGCACGCTGATGGTCGGTGATGGCATCAACGATGCTCCCGCACTGGCGGCAGCGAATGTCGGGGTGGCCATGGGGGCGAGCGGTGCCACGGCGTCCGCGCAAGCAGCGGGTGTGGTGCTGCTGGTGGATCGTCTGGATCGTCTGGTCGAGGCGTTGGACATCGCCCGTCAGACTCGCCACATCGCCCGTCAAGGTGTATTGGCCGGCATGGGCATGTCGGTGCTGGCCATGGGGGTAGCCGCCTTCGGCTACCTGCCGCCGCTGGTTGGTGCCGTGGTGCAGGAGGGCATCGACGTGGTGATCATCTTCAATGCCTTGCGTGCATTGGGGCCTTTGCCAGGTCTGCGCCAACGCAAGCTGGCCGCCGAGCATATCGATCACCTGCAAGACGAACACGACCAGCTCGCTTCGGTACTGAGCGATCTGCACCAACTGGCAAGCGACTTCGCCCAGCGCCCCCTCGAGCAAGCGCAGAGCGACTTGCTGGCGCTGGTAAAAAATCTGCAAGAATCGCTGGTCCGCCATGAACGGGACGACGAAAACACCCTGTACCCACTGTTGACGCAAAGCCTGCCCGGCGAGGACCCCATGTCGGCGATGAGCCACGTCCACCGCGAGATCTTTCGCCTGATCCATTTACTGGCGCGCATGAGCACGGATTTCAGTGCCGACCCGGCGACAGCTTCTGTCGATGAGATACAGCATCAGTTGATCCGCCTGGATACCCTCGTGCGGCTGCACTTCGATCAGGAGGAGGAGCTTTTTCGTTACCTTGATAAGCGCTGAAAAGCCCTGCAGCGTCAGTGGAGGACCGCCGAATGGCAACCTACGACCAGCTGCTTGAGCCCGTGCATGTTCAGCACCTTGACTTCACGGCCGGCTATTTCCACCAATTCCTGTTCCCGCAGATGAGCGATACCCCGGCAGATGGTTTCCAGGCGCAACCCCAGGTAGGAGCCTATTTCGTCGCGCCGCATCTTGAGTATGAATTCGCTGGATGAGTAGCCACGCATGCTCAAGCGCTGCGACAGGTTCAGCAGAAAGGCGGCCAGGCGCTCATCCGAGTTCATGTTGCCCAACATCATCAGCAGATCGTGATCGCGGACGATTTCACGGCTCAGAAACCTGTTCAGGTTGTGTTGCAGTGCCGGCAGCTCCCGGGCGAGTTTTTCCAGCTGAGAAAAATGGATGGGGCAGACTTCACTGTCCTCCAGGGCAAACGCATTACAGGTGTGCTCATCGGCGCTGATGGCGTCCAGGCCGAGCATCTCGCCGGGCAGCTGGAACCCGGTGACCTGCTCGCGGCCATCGAGCGACAGCACACTGGTCTTGAATGAGCCGATACGGATCGCATACAGCAAGCGCAAGGGATCGCCCGCGCGGTAGAGGGGGGCGCCTTTCCTGACCTTGAACCGTTGCAAAATCAGCTTGTCCAGGCGCTCGAGTTCCTGTGTGTTGAGACCAAAAGGCAGGCAAAACTCTAATGCACTGCAATTGGAACAGGCAGCCTTGAGGTGTTGACCCTGAAGCAGGCGGACTTCAGTCATGTCAATG
This genomic stretch from Pseudomonas wuhanensis harbors:
- the arcD gene encoding arginine-ornithine antiporter; the encoded protein is MATHLHGTQPILPPTAPQPLAGSWRQLEPKRLSLSLLTALVIGSMIGSGIFSLPQNMAASAGAGAILIGWLITGVGMLSLALVYQTLSSRQPTLDNGVFAYARALGGEFLGFNSAWGYWISAWVGNVSYMVILFSALSFFFPLFGEGNNKAAIVGASVVLWSLHWMILRGMRTAAKANALTTLAKVVPLLLFIGLVIAAFQRKTFMADFWGSPALGSTLDQVKSTMLVTVWVFIGIEGANVFSARAAERVNVGRATVIGFVITLLLLIAVSLLSLGILGQPELATLKNPSMAGVLEAVVGPWGAMLISIGLIISVGGALLAWTLLAAESIFTPAKEKVMPGTLAVESTRGVPANALWITNGCIQLFLLLTLYSSATYLTLISLATSMILLPYLFSGLYALKLTWQGQTYAGHRGLQLRDMVIASVATLYCLWLLYAAGPKYMLLSALLYAPGSLIYLGTLKARQGQALNGPETGLLIIIWVAAAIAGWMLWSGTLAL
- the fnr gene encoding fumarate/nitrate reduction transcriptional regulator Fnr: MTEVRLLQGQHLKAACSNCSALEFCLPFGLNTQELERLDKLILQRFKVRKGAPLYRAGDPLRLLYAIRIGSFKTSVLSLDGREQVTGFQLPGEMLGLDAISADEHTCNAFALEDSEVCPIHFSQLEKLARELPALQHNLNRFLSREIVRDHDLLMMLGNMNSDERLAAFLLNLSQRLSMRGYSSSEFILKMRRDEIGSYLGLRLETICRGIAHLREQELVEIAGREVKVLNMHGLKQLVVGCHSAVLH
- a CDS encoding heavy metal translocating P-type ATPase; amino-acid sequence: MFSKWLDPVLLLLTTLTLLAGGIAQVAQKSDWASICWAAGSLVMALVLLVEIVRRLARREAGVDLIALLSIAAALFFQQTLVAAVIALMLASGRILEFFTQQRAERELRALVDRAPRVAWLQENGNLRQIPVEQIQPHQTLLVRLGEVVPVDGRLLSPTAILDESALTGESLPVTRREGELVPSGVTNVGAPVLLTATRTAAQSTYAGVVRLAEAARQSRAPFVRLADRYALFFIPLTLLIAGIAWYMSGDSLRALAVLVVATPCPLILAVPISIMSGISRAARRGILIKDGVTLEALAEVKQVFLDKTGTLTSGHARLQSIETNGALDPRRLLGLAASLAQASTHPISQAIVEAACQRGLPLSVPQAVEESPGAGLCGLIDGLRVRFGTLSFVQNESPVGDWAATMLRRMDYLACSGSFVEVEGALAGLLIFSDKLRRETPLTLRRLRNRGIERIVMLTGDRVETAEMIALSAGIDELRAGLSPGDKVRAVQDACLHASTLMVGDGINDAPALAAANVGVAMGASGATASAQAAGVVLLVDRLDRLVEALDIARQTRHIARQGVLAGMGMSVLAMGVAAFGYLPPLVGAVVQEGIDVVIIFNALRALGPLPGLRQRKLAAEHIDHLQDEHDQLASVLSDLHQLASDFAQRPLEQAQSDLLALVKNLQESLVRHERDDENTLYPLLTQSLPGEDPMSAMSHVHREIFRLIHLLARMSTDFSADPATASVDEIQHQLIRLDTLVRLHFDQEEELFRYLDKR